The Palleronia sp. THAF1 genome window below encodes:
- the ubiA gene encoding 4-hydroxybenzoate octaprenyltransferase, with protein sequence MKSDATQGQVADAVKGNWVDRLAPSPTRPYLRLSRADRPIGTWLLLLPCWWGVLLATAATDGNWLKTLWIAVGCAIGAFLMRGAGCTWNDITDRHIDSGVTRTRSRPIPSGQVSVKQALVWMVAQSLIAFGILLTFNINAILLGFLSLATVAIYPFAKRFTWWPQVFLGLAFNWGALLAWTAMSGSLGWSAVILYASGIAWTLFYDTIYAYQDAEDDALIGVKSTARLFGDTPRPWLRGFMVGACLLMTLAIILSLGTGNVLALALALGAPWAMGWHMAWQLGRFDVYDPQVCLRLFRSNRNAGLLAALFLAIAAVL encoded by the coding sequence ATGAAATCAGATGCGACACAAGGACAGGTAGCCGATGCCGTCAAGGGCAACTGGGTGGACCGCTTGGCCCCTTCCCCCACCCGCCCCTACCTACGCCTGTCCCGCGCCGACCGGCCCATCGGCACATGGCTTCTGCTGCTGCCGTGCTGGTGGGGCGTGCTACTGGCGACCGCGGCGACGGACGGAAACTGGCTGAAAACGCTGTGGATCGCGGTGGGTTGCGCCATCGGAGCCTTCCTGATGCGCGGCGCAGGCTGCACGTGGAACGACATCACCGACCGTCACATCGACAGCGGCGTGACGCGCACCCGCTCGCGGCCCATCCCGTCGGGTCAGGTGTCGGTCAAACAGGCACTCGTATGGATGGTGGCACAGTCGCTGATCGCCTTCGGCATCCTGCTCACGTTCAACATCAATGCGATTCTTTTGGGGTTCCTGTCGCTTGCCACCGTCGCCATCTACCCCTTCGCCAAACGCTTCACTTGGTGGCCGCAGGTGTTCCTTGGCCTTGCGTTCAACTGGGGAGCGCTTCTGGCATGGACGGCGATGAGCGGTAGCCTCGGCTGGTCCGCCGTGATCCTGTACGCGTCCGGCATCGCATGGACGCTGTTCTACGATACGATCTACGCCTACCAGGATGCAGAGGATGACGCCCTGATCGGCGTGAAATCAACCGCCCGCTTGTTCGGCGACACTCCACGCCCTTGGCTGCGCGGCTTCATGGTCGGCGCCTGCCTGCTGATGACGCTGGCCATCATCCTGTCACTCGGCACCGGCAACGTTCTGGCGCTGGCCCTTGCCCTTGGCGCTCCATGGGCGATGGGCTGGCATATGGCTTGGCAGCTTGGGCGCTTCGATGTGTACGACCCCCAGGTTTGCTTGCGGCTGTTCCGCTCGAACCGCAACGCGGGCCTTCTGGCTGCGCTGTTT
- a CDS encoding 16S rRNA (uracil(1498)-N(3))-methyltransferase produces the protein MASTIRLHVAHPLGAGQTVPLDAGQAHYLFGVMRKGVGEIVEVFDGVSGTWLAEVVEARKKVGVLACREQIAPQRDPPDLWLLFAPIKKVRTDFIVEKAAELGAKRIVPVLTDFTNSERVRADRLQAHAVEAAEQCGGNYVPEVTEAAKLDRVLADWDPARRILFCDESAVGEASDFRRLSPGSEAGPWAILIGPEGGFSEAERARLLGLDHAHPVSLGPRILRADTAAVAALTLWQAALGDWV, from the coding sequence TTGGCGTCTACGATCCGGCTTCATGTAGCCCACCCGCTTGGGGCAGGGCAAACGGTGCCTCTGGATGCGGGGCAGGCGCATTACCTGTTCGGGGTCATGCGCAAGGGCGTGGGTGAGATTGTCGAAGTTTTCGATGGGGTTAGCGGCACATGGCTGGCCGAGGTCGTCGAGGCTCGAAAGAAAGTCGGGGTGCTGGCCTGCCGTGAGCAGATCGCACCGCAGCGCGATCCGCCGGACCTGTGGCTGCTGTTCGCGCCGATCAAGAAGGTGCGGACGGACTTCATCGTTGAGAAGGCTGCGGAATTGGGCGCCAAGCGCATCGTGCCCGTGCTGACGGACTTCACCAATTCCGAGCGTGTGCGGGCGGATCGCCTTCAGGCCCACGCGGTCGAGGCCGCCGAGCAATGCGGCGGAAATTACGTGCCAGAGGTCACGGAGGCCGCAAAGCTTGACCGCGTTCTGGCCGACTGGGACCCGGCGCGACGTATCTTGTTCTGCGACGAATCGGCTGTCGGTGAAGCGTCTGACTTTCGTAGGCTCTCTCCCGGCTCCGAAGCGGGGCCTTGGGCGATCCTCATCGGCCCCGAAGGCGGGTTCTCAGAAGCCGAGCGCGCGCGACTTCTTGGCCTCGATCACGCGCACCCGGTGTCACTTGGTCCCCGTATCCTGCGAGCGGACACCGCCGCCGTCGCCGCGCTGACGCTATGGCAGGCGGCGCTGGGGGATTGGGTGTGA
- a CDS encoding glutamate--cysteine ligase, which produces MSIPQQGGGPVETKAQLVEYLESGCKPKDDWRIGTEHEKFGYCKDTLKPLPFEGEKSIHAILSGLRDRFGWAPVEESGHLIGLEKDGANVSLEPGGQLELSGAPLETIHGTCDEVNDHLAQVKAVADDIGVGFIGLGAAPHWTHDEMPLMPKGRYKLMDGYMQKVGTLGTQMMRRTCTVQVNLDFASEADMVQKLRVALALQPVATALFGNSPFFEGKPNGHKSWRARIWRDLDPARTGMLPFVFQDGFGFEAWVDYALDVPMYFVYRDGKYIDALGQSFRDFMVGKLPALPGETPTMGDWADHLTTLFPEARIKKFLEMRGADGGPWRRLCALPAFWVGLEYDQTALDAAWDVAKGWDAETRDALRVAASVDGMEANVGDMSMRDLAALCVDIAEAGLKARARPGAGGLIPDETHFLNALKETVASGRAPADELLGRYQGDWNGDVTRVFKEYAY; this is translated from the coding sequence ATGTCCATTCCCCAACAAGGCGGCGGCCCGGTCGAGACCAAGGCTCAGCTGGTCGAATACCTGGAGTCAGGCTGCAAGCCCAAGGATGATTGGCGCATCGGCACCGAGCATGAGAAGTTCGGCTACTGCAAGGATACGCTGAAACCTTTGCCTTTCGAGGGAGAGAAGTCGATTCACGCGATCCTGTCCGGTCTGCGCGATCGGTTCGGTTGGGCGCCGGTCGAGGAATCGGGTCATCTGATCGGGTTGGAGAAAGACGGCGCCAACGTGTCGCTGGAGCCGGGCGGGCAGTTGGAGCTGTCGGGCGCGCCGTTGGAGACGATCCACGGCACCTGCGACGAGGTGAACGACCATCTGGCGCAGGTGAAGGCCGTGGCCGACGATATCGGCGTCGGTTTCATCGGGCTTGGGGCCGCGCCGCATTGGACGCACGACGAGATGCCTTTGATGCCCAAGGGCCGCTACAAGCTGATGGACGGCTACATGCAAAAGGTCGGCACACTGGGCACCCAGATGATGCGGCGGACCTGCACGGTTCAGGTGAACCTGGACTTCGCATCCGAGGCCGACATGGTGCAGAAGCTGCGCGTGGCGCTGGCATTGCAACCTGTGGCGACCGCGCTGTTCGGGAACTCTCCGTTCTTCGAGGGCAAGCCGAACGGGCATAAGTCGTGGCGCGCGCGGATCTGGCGCGATCTGGATCCGGCGCGGACGGGGATGCTGCCGTTCGTGTTTCAGGATGGGTTCGGGTTCGAAGCGTGGGTGGACTACGCTTTGGATGTGCCGATGTATTTCGTCTACCGCGACGGTAAGTATATCGACGCTTTGGGTCAGTCTTTTCGTGACTTCATGGTCGGCAAGCTGCCCGCTTTGCCGGGCGAGACGCCGACGATGGGCGACTGGGCGGATCATCTGACGACGCTGTTCCCCGAAGCGCGGATCAAGAAGTTTCTGGAAATGCGCGGGGCCGACGGTGGCCCGTGGCGTCGGTTGTGCGCGCTGCCTGCGTTCTGGGTCGGGCTGGAATACGACCAGACGGCGTTGGATGCCGCCTGGGATGTGGCCAAGGGCTGGGATGCCGAAACACGCGATGCTCTGCGAGTCGCGGCCTCTGTCGACGGGATGGAGGCGAACGTGGGCGATATGTCCATGCGCGATCTAGCCGCGTTGTGTGTCGATATCGCGGAGGCAGGGTTGAAGGCGCGAGCGCGTCCCGGTGCGGGCGGTCTTATTCCTGACGAGACCCATTTCCTTAACGCTTTGAAAGAAACCGTAGCCAGCGGACGCGCCCCGGCGGACGAATTGCTGGGCCGCTATCAGGGTGACTGGAATGGTGATGTGACGCGCGTGTTCAAAGAGTATGCCTACTAG
- a CDS encoding glycine zipper 2TM domain-containing protein, which yields MLKKSLLALPLVALIAGCQGTGMNNSTTGGALLGAAAGAAIADDGDRIEGAVIGGALGAAAGNLVGRTQSGNCVYQRPDGSRYVATCP from the coding sequence ATGCTTAAGAAATCCCTGCTCGCGCTGCCGCTCGTGGCGCTTATCGCTGGCTGCCAAGGCACCGGCATGAACAACTCGACCACGGGTGGCGCGCTTCTGGGTGCCGCAGCCGGTGCCGCGATTGCCGATGACGGCGACCGTATCGAAGGCGCTGTGATCGGTGGCGCGCTGGGCGCTGCCGCAGGTAACCTTGTTGGCCGCACGCAGTCCGGCAACTGTGTCTACCAGCGTCCCGACGGTTCGCGTTACGTGGCGACCTGCCCGTAA
- the plsY gene encoding glycerol-3-phosphate 1-O-acyltransferase PlsY, protein MLILSTVAAYLLGSVPFGLVITRLFGLGDLRTIGSGNIGATNVLRTGSKPAALLTLICDVGKGAFAVVIARILLGDSAGIAAGAAAFIGHCFPIYLGFKGGKGVATFLGTVLALAWPLGLITAATWLAVAAFTRISSLSALVAAAVAAPIALLLGYSWALAVALLLMAIVIFIRHAANIARIRAGTEPRIGQTR, encoded by the coding sequence ATGCTTATCCTGTCGACAGTTGCAGCCTACCTTCTGGGATCGGTCCCGTTCGGCCTTGTCATCACACGCCTGTTCGGGCTGGGAGACCTGCGCACCATCGGTTCAGGCAACATCGGCGCGACCAACGTACTGCGCACTGGCAGCAAACCGGCCGCCCTGCTGACACTGATTTGTGATGTGGGTAAGGGCGCCTTCGCGGTCGTGATCGCCCGGATATTGCTGGGCGATTCGGCTGGCATCGCCGCCGGAGCGGCCGCCTTTATCGGACATTGCTTCCCGATCTACCTGGGGTTCAAGGGCGGCAAGGGCGTGGCGACGTTCCTTGGCACCGTTCTGGCACTGGCTTGGCCGCTGGGATTGATCACCGCCGCGACTTGGCTGGCGGTTGCCGCCTTCACGCGTATCTCATCGCTTTCCGCGCTGGTCGCGGCCGCCGTCGCGGCCCCGATCGCTTTGCTTTTGGGCTACAGCTGGGCCTTGGCCGTGGCACTTTTGTTGATGGCAATCGTCATCTTCATACGCCACGCCGCGAACATCGCGCGCATCCGCGCCGGGACAGAGCCGCGCATCGGTCAGACTAGGTGA
- the msrP gene encoding protein-methionine-sulfoxide reductase catalytic subunit MsrP, which translates to MARRWKNDLTLADATPEWAYINRRQIIAGLGAAGAGLSLRPGMAQAQEELEPNTWEEITGYNNFYEFGTGKTDPVENADQLTISPWTVEIDGMVDKPGDYSFEDIMAQMDVEERIYRLRCVEAWSMVVPWNGFELADLLALAGPKPEAKFVEFQTLLRPEEMPGQEFPILDWPYIEGLRMDEAMHPLTIMATGIYGKPIPKQNGAPMRLVVPWKYGFKSIKSIVRITLTDRQPITTWAKSGPSEYGFYANVNPNVDHPRWSQDSERRVGGGLFSRRIDTMMFNGYDEVASLYEGMDLEKNF; encoded by the coding sequence ATGGCCCGCCGCTGGAAGAATGACCTGACACTGGCTGATGCGACGCCCGAATGGGCGTACATCAACCGACGCCAGATCATCGCCGGTCTTGGTGCCGCCGGTGCGGGGCTTAGCCTGCGGCCCGGTATGGCACAGGCTCAGGAAGAACTGGAGCCGAACACTTGGGAAGAGATCACCGGCTACAACAATTTCTACGAGTTCGGGACCGGCAAGACAGACCCGGTCGAGAACGCCGATCAGCTGACGATCAGTCCATGGACCGTCGAGATAGACGGCATGGTCGACAAGCCGGGTGACTATTCGTTCGAAGACATCATGGCCCAGATGGATGTCGAAGAACGCATCTACCGCCTGCGCTGTGTCGAGGCCTGGTCGATGGTGGTGCCGTGGAACGGGTTTGAGCTTGCTGACCTTCTTGCGCTGGCTGGACCAAAGCCAGAGGCGAAGTTCGTCGAGTTCCAGACCCTGTTGCGTCCCGAAGAGATGCCGGGACAGGAATTTCCGATCCTCGACTGGCCCTATATCGAAGGGCTGCGCATGGACGAGGCGATGCATCCGCTGACGATCATGGCGACGGGCATCTACGGCAAGCCGATCCCCAAGCAGAACGGCGCACCGATGCGTCTGGTCGTGCCATGGAAATACGGCTTCAAATCAATCAAATCAATCGTGCGGATCACCCTGACCGACAGGCAACCGATCACGACCTGGGCCAAGTCCGGCCCAAGCGAATACGGCTTCTATGCCAACGTGAACCCCAACGTCGATCATCCCCGGTGGAGTCAGGACAGCGAGCGGCGCGTGGGCGGTGGCCTGTTCTCACGCCGGATCGATACGATGATGTTCAACGGCTATGACGAGGTCGCGTCGCTTTACGAGGGCATGGACCTGGAGAAGAACTTCTGA
- the msrQ gene encoding protein-methionine-sulfoxide reductase heme-binding subunit MsrQ yields MTHAQRANMALRKVPSWLVYLVGALIPVWYFWLALSGQMGVEPINTLERALGVLAMQALVVVLAVTPLRKWTGVSLVMHRRALGLLAFFYVVCHLLAWVVLDIGDLSRAWSDILKRPYITIGMAAFVLLLPVAITSNNRSIRKMGPVRWRRLHMLTYVICVLGAVHYIMVQKVWEVEPVIYLAIILALLATRIPTLRREFATS; encoded by the coding sequence ATGACGCATGCCCAGCGGGCGAACATGGCGCTGCGCAAGGTGCCGTCGTGGCTTGTCTACCTTGTCGGTGCGTTGATCCCCGTCTGGTATTTCTGGCTCGCGCTGAGCGGGCAGATGGGGGTGGAGCCGATCAATACGCTGGAACGTGCGTTGGGCGTCTTGGCAATGCAAGCGCTGGTGGTCGTTCTGGCTGTAACTCCGTTGCGCAAGTGGACGGGCGTGTCGCTGGTCATGCACCGCCGCGCCTTGGGCCTTCTCGCGTTCTTCTACGTGGTCTGTCACCTGCTGGCCTGGGTCGTGCTCGACATTGGCGATCTAAGCCGCGCCTGGTCGGATATTCTGAAGCGTCCCTATATCACCATCGGCATGGCCGCGTTCGTTCTGCTTTTGCCGGTGGCGATCACCTCGAACAATCGGTCGATCCGGAAGATGGGGCCTGTGCGGTGGCGCAGACTCCACATGCTCACATACGTGATTTGCGTGCTTGGGGCGGTTCACTACATCATGGTGCAGAAGGTCTGGGAGGTAGAGCCGGTTATTTACCTGGCGATCATCCTTGCGCTACTGGCGACCCGGATCCCCACGCTGCGTCGCGAGTTCGCGACTTCATAA
- a CDS encoding histidine phosphatase family protein: MFRFTLSAAILALTAGAAFADPDIDAVEPVTKFVGEMAVPMPGGGIDKSAIENSLRFEPLQNFDDMFLRDDVVFLMRHGPTDWSKLDKKEVAPTDCDNQRIMSEQGREDMRNLGALLAFNDIVFGKIVVSEWCRNQQTYDELKAGYDRVDPGVWSSIPAETVSDLNLLLSLQGARNVTVMRDMISTWGEEEVDGPLLIISHFTNIQELTEFAVYEGEMLIMDPDRRNRVLGYLRLRTANPDVGHFDTETQNAVYNEDGSLNEVAAEASGAIVAGEEADDVLEESDSAN; encoded by the coding sequence ATGTTTCGTTTCACTCTCTCCGCGGCGATTCTCGCCCTGACTGCCGGGGCCGCTTTCGCTGATCCCGATATCGATGCAGTCGAGCCTGTCACCAAGTTCGTCGGAGAGATGGCCGTGCCGATGCCCGGTGGCGGCATCGATAAAAGCGCGATTGAGAACAGCCTGCGATTTGAACCGCTGCAAAACTTCGACGATATGTTCCTGCGTGACGACGTTGTCTTCCTGATGCGCCACGGACCCACGGACTGGAGCAAACTGGACAAAAAGGAAGTCGCGCCGACGGATTGCGACAACCAGCGGATCATGTCGGAACAGGGCCGCGAGGATATGCGCAACCTTGGCGCGCTGCTGGCCTTCAACGATATCGTCTTCGGCAAGATCGTCGTGAGTGAGTGGTGCCGCAATCAACAGACCTACGATGAGCTGAAGGCGGGCTATGACCGCGTCGATCCCGGCGTCTGGAGCTCGATCCCAGCCGAAACGGTGTCTGACCTGAATTTGCTGCTGTCTTTGCAGGGTGCGCGCAATGTGACGGTGATGCGGGATATGATCTCGACTTGGGGGGAAGAGGAAGTGGACGGCCCGCTTCTGATCATCTCCCATTTCACTAACATCCAAGAGCTGACCGAGTTCGCGGTGTATGAAGGAGAGATGCTGATCATGGACCCGGACCGTCGGAATCGGGTTCTGGGCTACCTGCGCCTACGGACCGCGAATCCCGATGTGGGCCACTTCGACACCGAAACGCAGAACGCCGTGTATAACGAAGATGGCTCCCTCAACGAGGTCGCTGCCGAAGCCTCCGGCGCGATTGTCGCCGGTGAAGAAGCGGATGATGTGTTGGAAGAGAGCGACAGCGCGAACTGA
- a CDS encoding Hint domain-containing protein, giving the protein MDTDETDLDTENSDVVLGLHDTLSLVDVTNQDQNDNGGIDDDDSPNGSSDFISYDTGSGLVSVAVDSASLYNAIITLGDGSTRSIQVVVVQAANGDVFVVDLNSGPGLDNIKVQSIELTSLSASNWSGYLTNQSVQNSQVVCFVAGTRIATPNGEVAVEDLRPGMLVTTKDHGAQPILWINQTDFLKPGKRAPITLEAGCLGPCTPARRLRVSPQHRILLRSAIVERMCDAKEVLVAAKHLLPLDGITQSLGFLPVQYHHFACAFHEVVFANGAEVETFYAGTQAMKTISDIALRQMQRQISKAQFECLREPARPFLAGKRLKHMIDRHQKNLRDFVEPSYIYHNAE; this is encoded by the coding sequence ATGGATACCGACGAAACTGATTTGGACACTGAGAACTCGGATGTTGTTTTGGGCCTTCATGACACGCTGTCACTGGTCGACGTCACAAATCAGGACCAGAATGATAATGGTGGAATAGACGACGATGATAGCCCCAATGGATCGTCTGATTTCATCTCCTATGACACTGGCAGCGGGTTAGTTTCTGTCGCAGTGGATTCCGCCTCACTATACAATGCGATTATTACTTTGGGTGACGGATCAACGCGCAGCATCCAAGTCGTTGTCGTACAGGCGGCCAATGGTGATGTCTTCGTCGTCGACCTCAATTCTGGCCCGGGGTTGGACAACATCAAGGTACAATCCATAGAATTAACAAGTCTTTCGGCCTCCAATTGGTCGGGGTACCTGACAAACCAAAGTGTCCAGAACTCACAAGTCGTCTGCTTTGTCGCTGGAACGCGCATCGCTACGCCAAACGGCGAGGTGGCTGTGGAGGATCTGCGACCGGGTATGCTCGTCACGACCAAAGATCATGGGGCGCAGCCGATACTGTGGATCAATCAAACCGACTTCTTGAAGCCGGGAAAACGTGCCCCGATTACTTTGGAAGCGGGGTGCCTTGGACCATGCACACCCGCGCGCAGGTTGCGCGTGTCACCACAACACAGGATCCTGCTGCGTTCCGCCATAGTGGAGCGGATGTGCGATGCGAAGGAGGTGCTCGTTGCTGCTAAACACCTGTTGCCCCTAGATGGCATCACCCAATCGCTTGGATTTTTGCCGGTACAATATCATCACTTCGCTTGCGCATTTCACGAAGTAGTCTTTGCCAACGGAGCCGAAGTCGAAACGTTTTACGCTGGCACGCAAGCTATGAAAACCATTTCCGACATCGCCTTGCGACAAATGCAGCGCCAAATCTCGAAGGCACAATTTGAATGCCTACGCGAACCTGCACGGCCTTTTCTTGCAGGCAAGCGTCTGAAGCATATGATTGATCGCCATCAAAAAAACCTGCGCGATTTCGTGGAGCCAAGCTATATTTACCACAATGCTGAATGA
- a CDS encoding helix-turn-helix transcriptional regulator, which produces MNTTAMADRLCPKEASTYIGLSVRTLARYRAEGLGPKYLRVGRSIQYVRTAIDEWLLSQEQIPVRENA; this is translated from the coding sequence ATGAACACGACTGCTATGGCTGATCGGCTTTGCCCAAAAGAAGCTTCTACGTACATCGGACTCAGCGTCCGTACTCTCGCACGTTATCGCGCAGAGGGCCTTGGCCCGAAGTACCTGCGCGTGGGCCGCTCGATCCAGTATGTACGGACGGCCATTGATGAATGGCTGTTGTCCCAAGAGCAAATCCCCGTTCGGGAAAATGCGTAA
- a CDS encoding tyrosine-type recombinase/integrase, with protein MYDEKLRGFGVRVTAKSVRSFNLNFRIAGRERRITIGKYPAWSVAAARRQAESYRREIDRGEDPLAERDAARSAPTVKDLFARYAAEHLPTKAPRSAADDRSMWVKDILPRLGPKKVADLRFDDCDQLHRSISQSRPTRANRVIEVLRKALNLAIRWGWLERNPASGVRRNPEEKRTRYLSPSELARLTEALAAHPQRASADAILFMLLTGCRRGEALSATWDQFDLAQRVWSKPAATTKQRRFHRVPYSARVAALLDERRASECGEAVFAGPTGNPLTDVKRTWASVCETANLEDVRLHDLRHTYASVLASSGASLPVVGALLGHSQPQTTARYAHLYDDTLRLATEAVSERLR; from the coding sequence GTGTACGACGAAAAGTTGCGTGGCTTCGGAGTTCGGGTGACTGCCAAGAGTGTCCGCTCATTCAATCTTAACTTCCGGATCGCCGGACGAGAAAGGCGCATCACTATTGGCAAGTACCCAGCTTGGTCCGTTGCTGCAGCTCGCCGCCAAGCGGAAAGCTACCGTAGGGAGATCGACCGCGGCGAAGACCCATTGGCCGAACGCGATGCTGCGCGGTCCGCACCGACCGTTAAGGACCTATTTGCCCGATACGCCGCCGAACACCTGCCGACCAAGGCACCACGCTCCGCAGCTGATGACCGATCCATGTGGGTCAAAGACATCTTGCCGCGTCTCGGACCGAAAAAGGTCGCCGACCTCAGGTTTGATGATTGCGACCAGCTTCACCGGTCAATCAGTCAATCACGCCCAACCCGCGCCAATCGGGTGATCGAAGTATTGAGAAAGGCCCTCAATCTCGCGATCCGGTGGGGCTGGCTCGAACGCAACCCTGCCTCTGGCGTTCGCCGAAACCCGGAAGAGAAGCGGACCCGCTATCTAAGCCCCTCAGAGCTTGCGCGGCTGACTGAGGCCTTGGCTGCGCATCCCCAACGCGCGTCTGCTGACGCGATCCTCTTCATGCTGCTCACAGGCTGTCGCCGGGGCGAAGCATTGAGCGCAACTTGGGACCAGTTCGATTTGGCCCAGCGAGTGTGGAGCAAACCTGCCGCAACAACAAAGCAACGCCGATTCCATCGGGTCCCCTATTCTGCAAGAGTAGCTGCTCTTCTCGATGAACGGCGCGCTTCCGAATGTGGAGAGGCCGTGTTCGCGGGCCCGACTGGCAACCCTCTGACCGATGTAAAGAGAACTTGGGCAAGTGTATGCGAAACAGCGAACCTTGAAGACGTGCGCTTGCATGACTTACGACATACCTATGCCAGCGTTCTCGCCTCATCTGGCGCGTCCCTCCCTGTCGTGGGAGCCTTGCTCGGCCATAGCCAGCCACAGACTACAGCAAGATACGCGCATCTTTACGACGACACCCTCCGCCTTGCGACTGAAGCTGTATCCGAGAGACTTCGCTAA
- a CDS encoding recombinase family protein has protein sequence MNDQSKFSSPRRVALYARYSTDMQNPMSIDDQFRMAERYAAQKGWLVVQRFSDGAITGTASYARSDFLRLMEALSDKNRGFDIVIAESLDRISRDSEHLARFNKIAEHANIEIHTVERGKADALSVGIASVFNTMFLQGLSTKVHRGIEGKVLGGLSGGGRVYGYKIGTNVRGVPMTGTRVIDEIEAAVVRRIFRDYAAGRSPIQIASDLNTEGFPSPAADTKRSSSGHWKQNTINGNRARGTGILNNEIYIGTVIWNRLTYRKDPITEKKTSTLNPESAWVIVDAPQLRIVDRDLWDAVKARQASLSKRKAKLVSTDRNHMSTGQALRRRKYLLSGLLFCGLCGGRMTVAGTGKYKTYYCAEAKEKGPSVCTGFRGLRDSIALPLVLSGLRQNLMAPEAYETFRERFQQRLRDSQGASEDALRLHDSRVRDLETSHRNLLRAIESGDDVGVLLPRLNAVDAELKEMKGKRDQIVPPEIELPGNLPELYREMVSDLAASLSEESVAGRAADELHELIDRIVVHWDAEANGHWLKIEGNLLEMLRKSAPRELDAARDSAIFAEVGCGSRI, from the coding sequence GTGAACGACCAATCCAAATTTTCCAGCCCCCGCCGCGTCGCGCTTTATGCGCGCTATTCGACGGACATGCAGAACCCGATGTCGATCGACGACCAGTTCCGCATGGCGGAGCGGTATGCGGCGCAGAAGGGCTGGTTGGTGGTGCAACGCTTTTCCGACGGCGCCATCACCGGCACGGCAAGCTACGCCCGTAGCGACTTTCTACGGCTGATGGAGGCACTATCCGACAAGAACCGCGGATTCGATATCGTGATCGCGGAATCTCTCGACAGGATCTCCCGCGACTCCGAGCATTTGGCCCGGTTCAACAAGATCGCAGAGCACGCGAACATCGAGATCCACACCGTCGAGCGTGGCAAGGCTGACGCGCTTTCGGTCGGAATTGCCTCGGTCTTCAACACGATGTTCCTGCAAGGGCTGTCCACGAAGGTGCACCGCGGCATCGAAGGCAAGGTCCTGGGCGGACTGAGCGGCGGCGGCCGCGTCTACGGCTATAAGATCGGCACCAACGTTCGCGGTGTGCCCATGACGGGCACGAGGGTCATCGACGAGATCGAGGCTGCGGTCGTGCGGCGGATTTTCCGCGACTACGCCGCCGGACGCTCGCCTATTCAGATCGCGAGTGATCTGAACACAGAAGGCTTCCCATCACCGGCCGCGGACACCAAACGCAGCTCATCCGGCCACTGGAAGCAGAACACCATTAACGGCAACCGGGCGCGGGGCACCGGCATCCTCAACAACGAGATCTACATTGGAACGGTGATCTGGAACCGGCTCACCTATCGCAAGGACCCGATCACCGAGAAGAAGACCTCGACGCTGAACCCCGAGAGTGCGTGGGTCATCGTCGATGCACCGCAACTGCGGATCGTCGACCGGGACCTGTGGGACGCCGTCAAGGCGCGTCAAGCCTCGCTCTCGAAGCGGAAGGCAAAGCTGGTGAGCACCGATCGCAATCACATGTCCACCGGGCAAGCTCTGCGGCGGCGCAAATATCTGCTCTCGGGGCTTCTGTTCTGCGGCCTCTGCGGCGGACGGATGACCGTTGCCGGGACGGGCAAATACAAGACGTATTACTGCGCCGAGGCGAAGGAGAAAGGCCCGAGCGTCTGCACCGGCTTCCGGGGTCTGCGCGACAGCATCGCCTTGCCCCTGGTCCTGTCAGGCTTGCGCCAGAACCTGATGGCGCCGGAGGCCTACGAGACCTTCCGGGAGCGGTTCCAGCAGCGCCTGCGCGACAGCCAAGGCGCCTCCGAAGACGCGCTGCGCCTCCACGACTCGCGGGTCCGAGACCTTGAGACGAGCCACCGCAACTTGCTGCGGGCGATCGAGAGCGGCGACGACGTGGGCGTGCTGTTGCCGCGGTTGAACGCCGTGGATGCGGAGCTGAAGGAGATGAAGGGGAAGCGCGACCAGATCGTGCCACCGGAGATCGAGCTTCCCGGCAATCTGCCGGAGCTTTACCGGGAGATGGTAAGCGACTTGGCGGCGAGCCTCTCTGAGGAGAGCGTAGCCGGGCGCGCCGCGGACGAACTCCACGAACTCATCGACCGAATCGTCGTGCACTGGGACGCCGAGGCCAACGGCCACTGGCTGAAGATCGAGGGCAACCTACTGGAGATGCTACGAAAATCGGCGCCGAGGGAACTCGACGCCGCGCGTGATAGTGCGATCTTCGCGGAAGTTGGTTGCGGGAGTAGGATTTGA